The following proteins come from a genomic window of Gossypium raimondii isolate GPD5lz chromosome 5, ASM2569854v1, whole genome shotgun sequence:
- the LOC105770743 gene encoding protein disulfide isomerase-like 5-2: MEKSRKWCFWRKPKIKATPPMPIILLLLLSIFETGISSTADHFKVDGKVLELDESNFDLAISSLNYILVDFYAPWCRHCKLLSPQLDEAAPVLAGLKEPIVIAKVNADKFTRLASKHDVDAYPTLKLFMHGVSMEYYGPRKADSLVQYLKKFVSTDVSILISDSAISDFVEEAGTFFPIFIGFDLNETVLSNLAVKYKKRAWFSVAKDFSDEAKVLYDMEKFPALVAIHPNYKQQSIFYGPFEGEFLEDFIKQNFLPPVVPLNHETLKLLKDEKRKIVLTITADENEDQTQNLIKLLKAAASTNRDLVFGYFGLKQWEDFADKFEANEKMKLPKIIVWDGDEDYFSVIGIESLNNEDQGSQISQFLEGYRQGRTEKKTVKAPLFMGFFNSVVGIVAFFIIFIVVAMMILMVVLLIIISKDNEPVRVGSREEVDRADNSEAESSQHGPGKKED, translated from the exons ATGGAAAAGTCCCGCAAATGGTGTTTCTGGAGGAAACCGAAAATAAAAGCAACCCCTCCAATGCCCATAATCTTATTGCTGCTCTTAAGCATATTTGAAACAGGAATTAGTTCGACAGCTGATCATTTTAAGGTAGATGGGAAAGTGTTGGAGTTAGACGAATCCAACTTTGACTTAGCTATTTCATCTCTCAATTACATCCTCGTTGACTTCTACGCCCCTTGGTGTCGCCACTGCAAGCTCCTTTCCCCCCAG TTAGATGAAGCTGCTCCTGTTCTTGCAGGATTGAAGGAGCCAATAGTGATAGCCAAAGTTAATGCTGACAAATTTACCCGTCTTGCTAGTAAACATGATGTTGA TGCCTACCCCACCCTCAAGCTGTTTATGCATGGTGTTTCTATGGAGTATTATGGACCAAGGAAAGCGGATTCACTTGTTCAATATCTGAAGAAATTTGTTTCTACCGATGTGTCTATTCTTATCTCAGACTCTGCCATTAGTGATTTTGTTGAAGAAGCCGGTACTTTCTTTCCTATATTCATAGGGTTTGACTTGAATGAGACAGTGCTTTCTAACTTAGCTGTTAAGTACAAGAAAAGGGCATGGTTTTCTGTGGCAAAGGATTTCTCTGATGAAGCCAAGGTATTGTATGACATGGAAAAGTTTCCTGCTTTGGTAGCTATTCATCCGAATTATAAGCAACAAAGCATTTTCTACGGCCCTTTTGAAG GTGAATTTTTGGAGGATTTTATAAAACAGAATTTTCTCCCTCCAGTGGTGCCCTTGAACCATGAGACATTGAAGCtattgaaagatgaaaagagaaaaattgtCTTAACCATCACTGCGGATGAGAATGAAGACCAAACACAGAACTTGATCAAGTTATTGAAGGCTGCTGCATCTACAAATCGTGATTTAGTGTTTGGTTATTTTGGGCTTAAGCAATGGGAAGACTTTGCTGATAAATTTGAAGCTAATGAGAAGATGAAGTTACCAAAAATTATTGTCTGGGATGGAGATGAGGACTACTTTTCT GTTATTGGTATTGAAAGCCTTAATAATGAGGATCAGGGGTCTCAAATCTCACAATTCCTTGAAGGGTATAGACAAGGAAGGACAGAAAAGAAAACAGTCAAAGCTCCATTATTTATGGGCTTCTTCAACTCAGTAGTTGGCATTGTAgctttctttataattttcattgtCGTTGCGATGATGATATTGATGGTTGTACTACTAATCATTATTAGTAAAGACAATGAACCTGTCAGGGTTGGCAGTCGTGAAGAGGTTGATCGTGCTGACAACTCCGAGGCCGAAAGCAGTCAGCATGGACCTGGGAAGAAAGAAGATTAA